In a single window of the Montipora capricornis isolate CH-2021 chromosome 11, ASM3666992v2, whole genome shotgun sequence genome:
- the LOC138024424 gene encoding GPI ethanolamine phosphate transferase 2-like, which translates to MLFGHSSLLVLLLFCQIIGLSLFLRGFFPLKKASKGRATHEQLPVEPSEEKSSPPPPPKFGRLIIMLIDALRADFVFNERFKMPFTQEMIRRNESFSFLARAHPPTVTLPRIKALVTGGIPGFIDMVFNMDSNSLQEDNLIDQMKQADKKIVFYGDDTWIKLFPEHFIRMDGTTSFFVTDYTEVDNNVTRHINKELRSNDWDVMILHFLGLDHIGHIAGPSSPLIEPKLLEMDSIMERLYKAMLSWDQENEAPSLLVLCGDHGMSDAGSHGGASLPETSTPLVFLSPLFEHGEGGIFSRKQVQQIDLVPSLSLLLGLPVPQSSIGVAIPDLFHFHSSREKLRALQLNAHQLSQTLIANGHSTNSLWEFQHAIKLHSDWLRSSATDRNGKLIETMSGKVAKQYILALEKMSSHMTASLSRYDLHAMVCGVGILVQTLFWLSCGLFELSSQKRTEDHPSAIVTSAFVLSGVVLCVAILHLLTCSSTWTGGSDVLCSANSVESLVYTAVITLQTGVTISSVLLYFPRFLSNHLSFLSSILSTSAAIFQRWPHSFLVAGTLLHTLSLLSSSFVEEEHQTWYFFTSSLVIVVFSEKNTSFWTRKKLGYSDLAKENGFQSEGAENKTYRTCKTFKSFNHEKYFMNDGCRKSHGTFAGEKIDCYEIRDGAITEAVSNESAHFSREGTHRETPGNELLWISFAILLFLGLRRLCRAWNQTGIKWADRPDIGDWLVKPDNKTALSVTYFLSLLFIICFRYSRQDIVTSVVFIIGTAHAYLYRTVTGNLQLLWLPNEPITKGIIEARLSYCCVATIVVWNVIQLYNTRNSERRRIFEEYIYDISISFEGLVCGCLLLQILLQRPHNVAMLAVFVVQENLMSEILWNSEEKPWAIVLSSLWMGHAMYFSLGNSNSLASVDISAGYVGLEDFVPGVMLPLTYVATYCGPCLWMVAGVLSVVRNARDVTSLQKSLLQACYVILLSQSLVLSVYCTLVFSQRYHLFVWSVFSPKLLYEATKTLLCTLSVGTVLCLMHFLIRIPRLDLEKTK; encoded by the exons ATGCTCTTTGGTCACAGTTCCCTTCTAGTCCTTCTCCTATTTTGTCAAATCATAGGTCTTTCGCTTTTTCTAAGGGGATTCTTTCCATTGAAGAAAGCTTCAAAAGGAAGGGCAACGCACGAACAACTTCCTGTGGAGCCGTCAGAGGAGAAATCGagtcctcctcctcctccaaaGTTTGGAAGATTGATCATCATGTTGATTGATGCTTTGAGGGCAGATTTCGTCTTCAATGAACGATTCAAGATGCCTTTTACACAGGAGATGATAAGAAGAAACGAGTCATTCAG CTTTTTGGCAAGGGCGCATCCACCAACAGTAACTTTGCCACGAATAAAG GCACTTGTTACTGGTGGAATTCCAGGTTTTATTGATATGGTTTTCAACATGGATTCAAATTCTTTACAAGAAGATAACCTGATTGACCAAATGAAGCAGGCAGACAAGAAGATTGTATTCTATGGCGATGACACATGGATAAAGCTTTTCCCAGAACACTTTATACGAATGGATGGAACAACGTCATTCTTTGTCACAGATTACACGGAg GTTGATAACAACGTAACAAGGCACATCAATAAAGAACTTAGAAGCAACGATTGGGATGTTATGATTCTTCACTTCCTAGGCCTTGACCATATAGGACACATTGCTGGGCCATCCAGTCCCTTAATTGAACCAAAGCTACTTGAGATGGACAGCATCATGGAACGCCTTTACAAAGCTATGCTTAGTTGGGATCAAGAGAATGAGGCCCCTTCTTTGTTGGTGCTCTGTGGTGACCACGGAATGAGTGACGCTGGCAGCCATGGGGGTGCATCATTACCAGAGACAAGCACACCCTTAGTGTTTTTGAGCCCTTTGTTTGAACATGGTGAGGGTGGCATTTTTTCCAGGAAGCAAGTTCAACAAATTGATTTGGTGCCAAGCTTGAGTCTCCTTCTGGGGCTTCCAGTACCTCAAAGCAG TATTGGTGTTGCCATCCCAGacctctttcactttcattcatcAAGGGAGAAGCTAAGAGCTCTGCAGCTGAATGCCCATCAACTGTCTCAAACACTCATTGCAAATGGCCACTCGACTAACAGCTTGTGGGAATTTCAACATGCTATCAaactgcattctgattggctgagatcATCAGCTACCGATCGAAACGGGAAACTTATCGAGACCATGTCCGGAAAGGTTGCTAAGCAGTACATTCTGGCACTTGAAAAGATGAGCAGTCACATGACTGCCTCGTTGTCAAGATATGACCTCCATGCAATGGTGTGTGGGGTGGGAATTCTTGTGCAAACCCTGTTTTGGCTTTCCTGTGGCTTGTTTGAACTTTCATCACAAAAGAGGACTGAAGATCACCCCAGCGCAATCGTGACAAGTGCTTTTGTTCTAAGCGGTGTCGTGCTGTGTGTTGCTATTCTTCATTTATTGACTTGTTCCAGTACATGGACCG GTGGAAGTGACGTATTATGTTCAGCGAATAGTGTTGAATCATTGGTTTACACAGCAGTAATTACTTTGCAGACGGGAGTTACGATTTCATCCGTTTTGCTTTACTTCCCTCGATTTCTATCCAACCACTTATCTTTCCTATCATCAATTTTATCGACGTCTGCAGCAATTTTCCAAAGATGGCCTCATAGCTTCCTGGTAGCAGGAACGTTGCTGCATACTTTGAGCCTTTTGTCTAGTAGTTTTGTCGAAGAGGAACATCAAACTTGGTATTTCTTTACGTCGTCGTTAGTTATTGTTGTGTTCTCTGAGAAAAATACATCATTCTGGACAAGGAAGAAACTAGGCTATTCAGATTTAGCCAAAGAAAATGGCTTCCAGTCGGAAGGTGCGGAGAACAAAACTTATCGGACTTGTAAGACTTTTAAATCATTTAATCATGAAAAGTATTTTATGAACGACGGGTGTCGCAAAAGTCATGGCACCTTTGCTGGCGAAAAGATAGATTGTTATGAAATTAGAGATGGAGCCATCACAGAAGCGGTTTCAAACGAAAGTGCACATTTCTCGAGGGAGGGGACACACAGAGAGACGCCTGGGAATGAATTGTTGTGGATTTCTTTTGCTATCCTTCTTTTCTTGGGTTTAAGAAGATTATGTCGAGCTTGGAACCAGACTGGGATAAAGTGGGCCGACAGACCCGATATTGGAGATTGGCTTGTTAAGCCAGATAATAAGACAGCGTTATCTGTGACCTATTTCTTATCATTGTTGTTCATTATTTGCTTTCGCTACAGTCGCCAAGACATTGTAACCTCGGTAGTATTCATCATCGGTACTGCGCATGCTTATCTCTATCGCACTGTCACAGGGAATTTACAGTTACTATGGCTACCAAATGAACCAATTACAAAGGGGATCATCGAGGCGCGTCTTTCATATTGTTGCGTGGCAACCATAGTGGTGTGGAATGTGATTCAGTTATATAACACCAGAAACAGTGAAAGGAGACGAATTTTCGAAGAGTATATCTATGATATATCTATATCGTTTGAGGGACTTGTCTGCGGTTGTTTGCTTTTACAAATTCTCTTACAACGACCTCATAACGTTGCAATGTTGGCTGTCTTTGTCGTTCAAGAAAATTTGATGAGTGAAATACTCTGGAACAG CGAAGAGAAGCCTTGGGCAATCGTTCTGAGCTCTCTGTGGATGGGCCATGCGATGTACTTCTCTCTGGGCAACTCCAATAGCCTGGCGTCTGTCGATATCTCAGCGGGTTACGTGGGTCTGGAGGATTTTGTCCCTGGTGTTATGCTACCTCTTACGTATGTAGCCACGTACTGTGGACCCTGTCTGTGGATGGTCGCTGGAGTTTTGTCAGTAGTTCGAAATGCCAGGGATGTCACAAG tttacagaagtCTCTTCTCCAAGCGTGCTACGTCATCCTTCTCTCCCAGTCTTTGGTCTTGAGCGTCTATTGTACGTTGGTATTTAGTCAGCGGTATCACCTGTTCGTTTGGAGCGTGTTTTCGCCGAAATTGCTGTACGAGGCAACGAAAACCCTGTTGTGCACTTTATCCGTCGGCACCGTTCTTTGTTTGATGCATTTCCTAATAAGAATACCACGGTTGGACCTTGAGAAGACAAAGTGA
- the LOC138023718 gene encoding uncharacterized protein — protein sequence MQAGNTFFARDTPEIAIQSLFDRYDHEKDGKLNKPELKALLEDDLGLTPEQACIYSLLLDQAGEHNVSYGEFFNWLRSGERFENIDDKSKFGKLCLAMEVFKTYDTDDSDTLDTEQFENLLCSLGYHNINSKKLFRELDHHKNGKLSFWEFVKWLNWVPLENCDKKT from the coding sequence ATGCAAGCAGGTAATACGTTCTTCGCTCGTGATACACCAGAAATAGCCATTCAAAGCTTATTTGACCGATATGACCACGAAAAGGATGGAAAGCTCAACAAGCCAGAACTAAAAGCATTGTTGGAAGACGACTTAGGTTTGACCCCTGAACAAGCTTGTATTTATTCTCTGTTGCTCGACCAAGCCGGAGAGCATAATGTTTCCTACGGGGAATTTTTCAACTGGCTGCGAAGCGGGGAACGCTTCGAAAATATCGACGACAAGTCGAAGTTTGGGAAACTGTGTCTTGCTATGGAGGTATTCAAGACTTACGACACCGATGACAGCGACACTTTAGACACagaacaatttgaaaacttaCTATGCTCTCTTGGATACCACAACATTAATTCAAAGAAACTATTCAGGGAATTGGACCAccataaaaatggaaaattgtctTTCTGGGAATTTGTGAAATGGTTGAATTGGGTCCCGCTTGAAAACTGTGATAAAAAAACATGA
- the LOC138024504 gene encoding troponin C, skeletal muscle-like yields MQAGLSYFDKGVPEVVIRSIFDRYDANKNGMLEDKEMQNLLQEDLGLNAEQSGIYFLLLDKNGDHNISFEEFNDWLRSGEHFEVLNDKSKFYSLLNAFHYFKTFDTDNSDKLDRSQFETMMRYFGYTTINMDEAFAQMDKCQNGAITFWEFMGWLKWLPVLN; encoded by the coding sequence ATGCAGGCAGGACTTAGCTATTTCGACAAAGGCGTTCCAGAGGTCGTCATTCGTAGCATTTTCGATCGGTACGATGCAAATAAAAACGGAATGCTTGAAGACAAGGAAATGCAAAACTTGCTACAAGAAGATTTAGGCTTAAACGCCGAACAATCCGGCATTTATTTTCTCCTGTTGGACAAAAACGGAGATCATAATATTTCTTTTGAAGAATTTAACGACTGGCTTCGCAGTGGAGAgcattttgaagttttaaacGACAAATCGAAGTTTTACAGTCTCTTGAATGCGTTCCACTATTTTAAGACATTTGACACGGACAATAGTGATAAACTTGACAGAAGTCAATTCGAAACGATGATGAGATATTTTGGTTACACTACAATCAACATGGATGAAGCCTTTGCCCAAATGGATAAATGCCAAAACGGAGCTATCACCTTCTGGGAGTTTATGGGCTGGTTAAAATGGCTACCTGTACTCAACTAG
- the LOC138024505 gene encoding troponin C, skeletal muscle-like — protein MQAGRSYFDKGVPEVVIRSLFDRYDANQNGRLEDKEMQNLLQEDLGLNAEQSGIYFLLLDKNGDHNISFEEFNDWLRSGENFEVLNDKAKFYSLLKAFHYFKTFDTDNSDKLDRSQFETMMRYFGYTTINMDEAFAQMDKCQNGAITFWEFMVWLKWLPVLN, from the coding sequence ATGCAGGCAGGACGTAGCTATTTCGACAAAGGCGTTCCAGAGGTCGTCATTCGTAGTCTTTTCGATCGGTACGATGCAAATCAAAATGGAAGGCTTGAAGACAAGGAAATGCAAAACTTGCTACAAGAAGATTTAGGCTTAAACGCCGAACAATCCGGCATTTATTTTCTCCTGTTGGACAAAAACGGAGATCACAATATTTCTTTTGAAGAATTTAACGACTGGCTTCGCAGTGgagagaattttgaagttttaaacGACAAAGCGAAGTTTTACAGTCTCTTGAAGGCGTTCCACTATTTTAAGACATTTGACACGGACAATAGTGATAAACTTGACAGAAGTCAATTCGAAACGATGATGAGATATTTTGGTTATACTACAATCAACATGGATGAAGCCTTTGCCCAAATGGATAAATGCCAAAACGGAGCTATCACCTTCTGGGAGTTTATGGTCTGGTTAAAATGGCTACCTGTACTTAACTAG
- the LOC138024506 gene encoding uncharacterized protein yields the protein MQAGLSYFDKGVPEVVIRSIFDRYDANKNGMLEDKEMQNLLQEDLGLNAEQSGIYFLLLDKNGDHNISFEEFNDWLRSGENFEVLNDKAKFYSLLKAFHYFKTFDTDNSDKLDRSQFETMMRYFGYTTINMDEAFAQMDKCQNGALTFWEFMVWLKWLPVLN from the coding sequence ATGCAGGCAGGACTTAGCTATTTCGACAAAGGCGTTCCAGAGGTCGTCATTCGTAGCATTTTCGATCGGTACGATGCAAATAAAAACGGAATGCTTGAAGACAAGGAAATGCAAAACTTGCTACAAGAAGATTTAGGCTTAAACGCCGAACAATCCGGCATTTATTTTCTCCTGTTGGACAAAAACGGAGATCATAATATTTCTTTTGAAGAATTTAACGACTGGCTTCGCAGTGgagagaattttgaagttttaaacGACAAAGCGAAGTTTTACAGTCTCTTGAAGGCGTTCCACTATTTTAAGACATTTGACACGGACAATAGTGATAAACTTGACAGAAGTCAATTCGAAACGATGATGAGATATTTTGGTTATACTACAATCAACATGGATGAAGCCTTTGCCCAAATGGATAAATGCCAAAACGGAGCCCTCACCTTCTGGGAGTTTATGGTCTGGTTAAAATGGCTACCTGTACTCAACTAG